The DNA sequence TTTATGTCCATGTGAACGAATAGAACGAATAATTTCGTCAAATATTTCCTGTTTCTGATCCTTGGTACTTACTGAATTTGTATAGAATATAATCATATTCGTACTCTCACATTAGATACGTATTTTAACACTTTACCTTGCAATATTACCATATTGTAGATCAATTTCAATCACGTAAGAACAGGCATTAATAAATATTTTTCATAACACCTAATGCAATCAATATGTAATAACATATTGTAGTTAATAGCATTTAGTTTTCACCTAATCCTTGAAGAATCATGTCCTCTACAATCTGTTTCCATGTTCTAAATTTCATCCCCAGCGCTTTTTGTGTTTCTTCCACCTTTAAACCACCATATTTGGGATATCGTACCGGACTGTCGGTTTTTAACAAAAATTCATCAATCGAGGTTGTACTAAGGTTTACATCCTTGTTTCGCGTTTTTTTAAGTACATAAGTATACAATTCGTGCGGTGTGGTGCGATCAACAGAACATGCATGATAAATTCCTTTGACAGACGCATCAATGAGGGCTGATATCACTTGACATGCCTCATCTATGTAAGTAATTGACACTATTTGATCGGTAAAAAGCGGATAAAGTTTTTTTTCGTCATAAAGCTGAATTGGTTTGCGAATGTAGTCAAGCTTACTTGCAAATTTTGCTCTAACCGGATAAGTTAATCTTAATATTGCCGAACTAGCCGTGTATTCATTAACCACTTTTTCCGCCTCTAGTTTCGTATAACCATACCATGTAAGGTTTTTGGAAACTTCGTGTCTTGTGTCTTTTTCACCATACGGACCCGGGGTCAAACTAGATCCCGGAAATATCATATCTGTCGAGATGTGAACGAAATGTCTTTTTTCTTTACCTGCCCAAACACTCAGAGTCTTGGTTGCGTCTACGTTTATTTTCCAACATAATCCTTGTCTATTGTCTCGTTGCAACTCGGCTTCACCTACATTTGTATAAGCAGCAAAATGGACAATCGCGTCTGGTTTGTTTGAATTTAAGTAATTTACAACCTCTTTACTTTTTGTCAGGTCGAGAGTGTCAATTTCGGGAGTTAACATTTGGTAATCATCTTTTTTTAACTCCACAAACCTCGAACCAATTAAGCCATGTGAACCGGTAACAAAAATTTTCTTCATGTGAATTTATTGGGAAATTGTTCACGCAATGTCGGATTGGCTCGGTCACGGTCGGATATAATGGGATTTTTGACAGGCCACGAAATATTAAGATCCGGATCATTCCACGCTATTCCACTCGCTTTACTGTTGTCCCAATACTCTTCGACCAGATACATATAATTTACCTCTTTGCTTCCAAGTGCACATATTGAATTTCCTATTCCGGGAGGCAATAACAAAGCCGACCGTACAGGGTTTTCTTTCGTGCAATCAAAAATAAAAGTTTCTACTTTCCCAAAATCCGGCGAGTCTTCCCGAACATCAGCAATCGCAACAAATGTTTTTCCCGTAAGGGGATAAACAATTTTTTTCCAGTTTT is a window from the Candidatus Woesebacteria bacterium genome containing:
- a CDS encoding sugar nucleotide-binding protein is translated as MKKIFVTGSHGLIGSRFVELKKDDYQMLTPEIDTLDLTKSKEVVNYLNSNKPDAIVHFAAYTNVGEAELQRDNRQGLCWKINVDATKTLSVWAGKEKRHFVHISTDMIFPGSSLTPGPYGEKDTRHEVSKNLTWYGYTKLEAEKVVNEYTASSAILRLTYPVRAKFASKLDYIRKPIQLYDEKKLYPLFTDQIVSITYIDEACQVISALIDASVKGIYHACSVDRTTPHELYTYVLKKTRNKDVNLSTTSIDEFLLKTDSPVRYPKYGGLKVEETQKALGMKFRTWKQIVEDMILQGLGEN
- a CDS encoding dTDP-4-dehydrorhamnose 3,5-epimerase family protein; this encodes MGVKFKAVQWNHSVSKPRVIRAIHTENWKKIVYPLTGKTFVAIADVREDSPDFGKVETFIFDCTKENPVRSALLLPPGIGNSICALGSKEVNYMYLVEEYWDNSKASGIAWNDPDLNISWPVKNPIISDRDRANPTLREQFPNKFT